A section of the Pelagicoccus albus genome encodes:
- a CDS encoding LacI family DNA-binding transcriptional regulator, with the protein MAITLQTIADKVGVTRATVSMALRNDPKISAARREDIQAAARELGYRPNPLVSTLMTHLRQTKEPPLHTGLLYLVSGTRPLPWPTGSTPHLNLIGATKQAARHGYRLEPLWIREPGMNDARFAKIIKSRKIPGIIVGPKEDALNFPELPLEELSVVMISQSFHSPRLDRVLTNFHASIHLAMEKIKSDPHPPVRLILPEKHDRNVQHAWSAYYLYESFRKRNYKSPIITQDPNEAVEWVAAHPGCTVLATNLVLMWLNDAGLSEKEHFNFVSLNVENRSDLTGVKEPGLAVGAVAADTVISRIQLNMTGSPENPHTTLLEPTWQVGEE; encoded by the coding sequence GTGGCCATTACTCTCCAAACCATAGCCGATAAAGTGGGCGTTACTCGAGCTACAGTGTCGATGGCCCTGCGAAATGATCCCAAGATTTCGGCCGCTCGACGCGAAGATATACAAGCAGCAGCTCGCGAGCTGGGATACAGACCCAATCCCCTTGTATCCACCTTGATGACACACCTTCGCCAAACAAAGGAGCCGCCCCTACACACTGGCTTACTCTATCTCGTATCGGGAACGCGCCCCCTCCCCTGGCCAACTGGCAGCACTCCGCACCTAAACCTAATCGGAGCGACCAAACAGGCGGCAAGGCATGGTTATCGACTCGAGCCATTGTGGATACGAGAACCAGGCATGAACGACGCGCGGTTCGCAAAAATCATAAAATCCCGCAAGATCCCAGGGATAATAGTGGGCCCCAAAGAGGACGCCCTCAATTTTCCTGAACTCCCACTTGAGGAACTCTCCGTGGTTATGATTAGCCAATCTTTCCACAGTCCTCGACTCGATCGGGTCCTAACCAACTTCCACGCCTCCATCCACCTTGCTATGGAGAAGATCAAATCCGATCCACATCCACCAGTGAGACTCATCTTACCTGAAAAGCATGACCGCAATGTGCAACATGCGTGGAGCGCCTATTACCTCTATGAAAGTTTTAGGAAAAGGAACTACAAATCGCCCATTATAACCCAAGATCCAAACGAAGCTGTCGAGTGGGTCGCCGCTCACCCCGGTTGCACTGTTCTGGCAACCAACCTTGTACTCATGTGGCTCAACGATGCAGGTCTCTCAGAGAAGGAGCATTTCAATTTCGTTAGTCTCAACGTCGAAAATCGTTCCGATCTCACCGGAGTGAAAGAACCTGGACTCGCAGTCGGTGCCGTCGCTGCTGACACAGTTATAAGCCGGATCCAACTCAACATGACTGGGAGTCCCGAAAACCCACATACCACACTTCTGGAACCGACCTGGCAGGTCGGAGAAGAATAG
- a CDS encoding TonB-dependent receptor, whose amino-acid sequence MKIPSFLRLGSCSLGVGLALTLYADSTIYLPAFQVVGQETSLHGEAVSASQGYVGSDDLALLMAEGAGGLLESVPGMIATQHSGTGKANQYFLRGFNLDHGTDFLVTVDGMPINMASHGHGQGYADMNFLIPEMVSMVSYLKGPYYAMVGDFSSAGSASMSLRNVFAQDFAELALDEYGQQRFVAGVSRELEAGNTLFAMELEDNDGPWDLDENLQKRNGVFRFSKEGAGQRFSLTAMAYDASWDATDQIPDRLVESGEISEFGYIDPTVGGRSTRYSLSANWRLDDKDQRTFASVYAIHYDMNLWSNFTYFLEDQENGDQFEQADRRQLYGFNFGKSYYHVELLGKQTTHTLSVSGRWDDIDRLGLYATRERERLSTVREDEVDVKMVSGAYEMRVNWTPRLRSQVGIRFDNTDISVLGDQVENSGDAGDSIASPKANLVYTMNDNMEWYLSAGESFHSNDARGAVVGVDPLVASRGHEFGFRYQLAGKFNSSVAFWSMNLDSELLYVGDAGGTEASLSSERSGVDWTTFFAISERLNADLDFAWSDGSFAEGPADQRFIPGVVKKKWGGGLSYRLSDAMSLGLRYRFFGERPLIEDGSVMSEASESVSLRISGKHGDWEWMAQVSNLFDSRDPDISYYYESRLLGELAEGVADIHSHVMKPRRLQVSLKRLF is encoded by the coding sequence ATGAAGATACCCTCTTTTTTGCGCCTTGGATCTTGCTCTCTCGGAGTAGGGTTGGCCCTGACTCTATATGCGGACTCGACGATTTATCTGCCCGCCTTCCAAGTGGTGGGTCAAGAGACGTCGCTTCATGGAGAGGCTGTGAGCGCTTCGCAGGGCTATGTCGGATCGGATGATTTGGCCCTTCTCATGGCGGAGGGGGCGGGCGGCTTGCTTGAGTCGGTTCCGGGGATGATCGCCACTCAGCATAGCGGTACAGGTAAGGCCAATCAGTATTTTCTGCGTGGATTCAATCTCGACCATGGTACTGACTTTTTGGTGACGGTCGACGGAATGCCGATCAACATGGCCTCTCATGGACATGGACAAGGGTATGCTGACATGAATTTTCTGATACCTGAAATGGTATCTATGGTTTCCTACCTGAAGGGCCCTTATTACGCCATGGTCGGAGATTTTTCTTCTGCCGGTTCGGCGAGTATGAGTTTACGCAACGTTTTCGCTCAGGATTTCGCGGAGCTTGCTTTGGATGAATACGGTCAACAACGATTTGTCGCTGGAGTGTCGCGAGAGTTGGAAGCGGGGAATACTCTCTTCGCCATGGAGTTGGAAGACAACGACGGCCCTTGGGACCTTGACGAAAACTTGCAGAAGCGAAATGGAGTCTTTCGTTTTTCGAAGGAAGGGGCTGGGCAGCGCTTTTCACTGACTGCCATGGCCTACGATGCAAGTTGGGACGCAACGGATCAAATACCTGATAGGCTCGTTGAATCTGGAGAGATATCGGAATTTGGATACATAGATCCGACTGTAGGCGGTCGCTCCACGCGATACAGTCTTTCGGCGAATTGGCGTCTGGACGACAAGGATCAGCGAACCTTCGCATCCGTGTACGCGATTCACTATGACATGAACTTGTGGTCGAATTTTACCTACTTCCTAGAGGATCAGGAAAATGGAGACCAATTTGAGCAGGCGGACCGACGTCAGCTTTACGGATTCAATTTTGGAAAATCCTATTATCACGTAGAGCTCCTAGGAAAGCAGACGACCCACACGCTGAGCGTTTCCGGCCGTTGGGACGACATTGACCGTCTAGGTCTCTACGCAACTCGCGAGCGTGAACGTTTGTCGACAGTGCGTGAAGATGAGGTGGATGTTAAAATGGTTTCCGGAGCCTACGAAATGCGTGTCAATTGGACTCCTCGATTGCGTTCCCAGGTTGGTATCCGGTTTGATAATACGGATATATCCGTGCTTGGCGATCAGGTAGAAAACTCCGGAGACGCTGGCGATTCTATTGCCAGTCCTAAGGCAAATCTAGTCTACACCATGAACGACAATATGGAGTGGTACCTCAGCGCCGGCGAATCGTTTCACAGCAACGACGCTCGGGGCGCGGTGGTTGGGGTTGATCCTTTGGTGGCATCCCGCGGCCATGAGTTCGGATTTCGTTACCAGCTAGCCGGCAAGTTTAATTCGTCCGTGGCCTTCTGGAGTATGAATTTGGACTCCGAACTTCTGTATGTCGGGGACGCGGGCGGCACGGAGGCGTCGCTATCAAGTGAACGGAGCGGGGTGGATTGGACGACGTTTTTTGCTATCAGCGAACGTCTGAATGCGGATCTGGATTTTGCATGGAGCGATGGCTCTTTTGCGGAGGGACCTGCCGATCAGCGTTTCATTCCAGGCGTTGTTAAGAAGAAATGGGGTGGGGGCCTGTCTTATCGTTTGTCCGATGCGATGAGTCTTGGGCTAAGGTATCGCTTTTTTGGAGAACGGCCTCTGATCGAAGATGGTAGCGTCATGTCGGAGGCTTCGGAAAGCGTCTCCTTAAGGATTTCTGGCAAGCATGGGGACTGGGAGTGGATGGCCCAAGTATCCAATCTTTTCGACTCTCGTGATCCGGATATCAGCTATTATTACGAATCGCGTCTGCTTGGCGAGTTAGCCGAGGGAGTAGCGGATATCCATTCGCACGTGATGAAGCCCCGTCGCTTACAGGTGAGTTTGAAGCGTTTGTTTTAA
- a CDS encoding substrate-binding domain-containing protein yields the protein MLDLSPRFPRSPSSPRILLGLRAWDERIYEGVKRFGSDHGWVLDCRTRHAGWSRGLSSWNGGGAIIDFDLELLNGGFRNSSSLSALPCVNLRSERKRVGIPVVGADLWRVGQLAAEHLLSKGYTSLAALGGAKGVGFEELFSGFREAGTNSGVQVREVSLQNLPGLAERLGGPLGLLAPDDLTALAAMQVCRENDLIVPDQVGVLGVGDRAAFCEFAETPVSSIDCGAESIGYKAAERLHTLMSGEAGELQVKMAPQGISERSSTQLDHGGFRGLDRFSCNRSSISERAAC from the coding sequence ATGTTAGACTTATCCCCGAGATTCCCCCGATCTCCTTCCTCACCACGTATCTTGCTGGGTTTGCGAGCCTGGGATGAAAGAATTTACGAAGGCGTCAAGCGATTTGGATCCGACCACGGCTGGGTTCTCGATTGCCGCACTCGACATGCCGGCTGGTCGCGCGGCTTGAGTAGCTGGAACGGTGGAGGAGCTATAATCGATTTTGATTTGGAGCTCCTGAATGGCGGCTTCCGGAATTCGAGCAGTTTGAGCGCATTGCCTTGCGTGAACTTGAGAAGCGAGCGCAAGCGTGTGGGAATACCGGTAGTCGGTGCTGATCTTTGGCGGGTAGGGCAACTGGCAGCAGAGCACCTACTTTCCAAGGGGTACACATCGCTTGCCGCCTTGGGCGGAGCTAAAGGAGTTGGTTTCGAGGAGCTCTTCAGTGGATTTCGCGAAGCGGGAACGAACTCCGGGGTGCAAGTGCGGGAGGTCTCTTTGCAGAACTTGCCAGGTTTAGCAGAACGTTTGGGTGGCCCTTTGGGCCTTTTGGCTCCCGATGATCTGACTGCCTTGGCGGCCATGCAGGTTTGCCGTGAAAACGACCTGATTGTTCCGGACCAGGTTGGCGTCTTGGGAGTGGGGGATCGGGCTGCCTTTTGCGAATTCGCAGAAACGCCGGTGTCGAGCATCGACTGCGGAGCGGAGTCGATCGGTTACAAGGCAGCTGAGCGCCTTCACACGCTCATGAGTGGTGAGGCAGGGGAGCTTCAGGTCAAGATGGCTCCTCAGGGAATATCGGAGCGGAGCTCTACCCAGTTGGATCACGGCGGTTTTCGTGGGCTGGATCGATTTTCTTGCAACCGGTCTTCTATTTCTGAACGGGCCGCCTGCTAA
- a CDS encoding LacI family DNA-binding transcriptional regulator: protein MSSDFRDNTPSKSKSPKKATIADLVEKTGLSLGTVSRVLNNRSNVSEKTREIVLKAARELNLRPQGSARSKQIAVLTDPHNPDRIEGYTATLTSHLAYLLTRRGLGIAFPANPIDELPRMFLDGVIAINCVSHFSSFLSELESRMPVVYIDKFDVNDRQYCVRSDHYAAGKIAAEHFFSRGKRKLAFLAQESLTQRERLRGFADAAREQGVSLDPDCVAVCSSDGRMSALARIVRSGAEALYVPGASFEVIEALHTLTYLMRVKVPEDISVLGGENEGLSELMNPPLSTVEEPLLDMADAAVSLVEQLVNGRDVENRIQSFPVRLIERNSVRSG from the coding sequence ATGAGTTCTGACTTCCGAGACAATACCCCTAGTAAAAGCAAGTCGCCCAAGAAGGCCACCATCGCGGATTTAGTTGAGAAGACTGGTCTTTCGCTGGGCACTGTTAGTCGTGTTCTAAATAACAGAAGCAACGTTTCTGAAAAGACCCGTGAGATAGTGCTGAAGGCTGCTCGGGAGCTAAATTTGCGGCCTCAAGGTTCAGCGCGATCCAAGCAGATCGCTGTTTTGACCGATCCTCACAATCCGGATCGGATCGAGGGCTATACGGCCACCTTGACCTCTCATCTTGCTTATTTGTTAACCCGAAGGGGCCTCGGTATCGCTTTTCCCGCCAATCCGATCGATGAGCTGCCCCGCATGTTTTTGGACGGAGTGATTGCGATAAACTGCGTGTCCCATTTCAGCAGTTTTTTGTCAGAGCTGGAGAGTCGAATGCCAGTTGTCTACATCGACAAATTCGATGTAAACGACCGTCAGTATTGCGTACGTTCCGACCACTACGCGGCTGGTAAGATCGCAGCCGAGCATTTCTTTTCCCGGGGGAAGCGGAAACTGGCCTTCCTTGCCCAGGAAAGCCTGACTCAGCGGGAACGGCTGCGCGGCTTCGCAGATGCGGCTAGGGAGCAGGGCGTGTCTCTGGATCCAGATTGTGTAGCGGTATGTTCTTCCGATGGTCGTATGTCCGCCCTTGCCCGCATCGTGCGCTCAGGAGCGGAGGCCTTGTATGTGCCCGGGGCGAGCTTTGAAGTAATCGAAGCTCTCCACACTTTGACTTATCTGATGAGAGTGAAAGTGCCGGAGGATATTTCTGTCTTAGGAGGCGAAAACGAGGGGCTTTCCGAACTAATGAATCCTCCATTGAGCACAGTGGAGGAGCCTCTCTTAGATATGGCAGACGCCGCCGTTTCCCTGGTGGAGCAGTTGGTTAATGGACGGGACGTTGAAAATCGGATACAGAGTTTTCCGGTTCGCTTGATCGAACGGAATTCCGTCCGTAGCGGTTAG
- a CDS encoding response regulator — MSIKVSIVEDNSDLCEELSQTIDSDPALNCISVSCNVQSALEDLPKANPDVVLMDIRLPDGSGIELVETLQPKLPHAQFVMLSLYKDSKNVLDALSSGAIGYLTKDSSRSEITQAIHAAHAGESPLSGAVARKVINNIHLNREKPRYAANLSAREREVMEQVALGKSDKQIGATLHISLPTVNTHLKRIFSKLEVHSRAEAISRYFMGKS, encoded by the coding sequence ATGTCGATTAAAGTAAGTATCGTCGAAGACAATTCCGACCTTTGCGAAGAGCTGAGCCAAACGATCGATTCCGATCCCGCGCTCAATTGTATCTCAGTTTCATGCAATGTCCAAAGTGCCTTGGAGGACTTGCCCAAAGCAAATCCTGACGTAGTGCTTATGGATATACGCCTTCCCGACGGAAGCGGCATAGAACTCGTAGAAACGCTCCAGCCAAAGCTGCCACATGCTCAATTTGTCATGCTCTCCCTCTACAAAGATAGCAAAAACGTCTTGGACGCCTTGTCCTCCGGAGCCATTGGATACCTCACCAAAGATTCTTCCCGTTCCGAAATAACCCAAGCGATCCACGCCGCCCACGCCGGAGAGTCTCCACTCAGCGGTGCCGTGGCGCGAAAAGTCATCAACAACATCCATCTCAACCGAGAAAAGCCACGCTACGCCGCAAACCTGTCCGCCCGAGAGAGAGAAGTAATGGAGCAAGTCGCGCTCGGAAAAAGCGACAAGCAGATCGGCGCTACCCTTCACATCAGCCTCCCAACAGTAAATACCCACCTGAAACGGATTTTCAGCAAACTTGAAGTTCACTCCCGAGCGGAAGCCATTTCCCGCTACTTCATGGGTAAGTCCTAA